The Arachis ipaensis cultivar K30076 chromosome B05, Araip1.1, whole genome shotgun sequence nucleotide sequence attaatatatgtattgccacaaacaaaattaaaaaattaaaataattttctaacaatCATAGGATGCaactaataataaattattagatctacataaattatatatattaaaattaaatttaaaaaatagtcCACTCATAGATGAAATAGTCAGAAACAAAAAATTGAATTGATTTTTTTTACAAGAAATCTTGACAATTATCTATGATCCAATACAAGAAAATATGACCTATTGGAACCCTTTCTTAAGCCACGTTACGAAAGTTTGGCCGTTAATTGTTCAACGCTATGCTTTTGTGACATTTTTTTGCTATACTTTTCATTTTACGCTTGTTAAACGTAGTAATAGAGTAAAATTACTTTAGAATGTGATAAAGTTACTAATATTTACTTGTATCCCTTAGTCTTTACTAGTAGTAGAATTTCTTATTTGAAAAATCTCAGATCATGAGCTAAAGACCAATTGTTTATGTTAAACTTAAAAAACCAACCCTAATTTCTTTTGAAAGAGACCGGAATGAGTGAGTAAGGAGTGGGCGGGGAAACGAGTGAACAAGAGAGAAGAAAACAAGGGGGAGAGAGTCGGGGTGGGTGGTTTAGGTGTTTAGAAGGGGATTAAAGGGTTCTGTGTGTCATTCATAAACAAAGGTAGTGGGTGCTAACAATCCTAAGCCGCACTTGACAGTGGTTTCGGGCAAATAGGGTGATTCAACTCCACCAAGTGTGACATTCTCAGAAGAGGTGGATACTACTTAGCGGTTAAGTCATGGACACCATTCttccttttccttctttttaatccaaaattcgtttctttccttctttttttgttgtaatttgtttatttttatttatttgtgtatttttttaaaaattgttggTTGATCTAAGTATTACTAggttatttatggtcacattgagtatatatatttgatatattgaaaaaagtaaattactaaaactaattaataattattttagagttaatacatttaatacaagattaagaaaaaacaaacaatacataatatattacatttttattaatcaaattattataatttaaattaattttaacaaaaaaatttaaaattataatttcaatcttatatATGCCACGGACTATTATAATCTTGATTCGAGTCTATTTCGACCCTATTTAGTAATTACAAAAGTGATAAACTTACCTAAAAACATGTGCAATCCAGATGCATATTTATACATGACGACGTGTATACTCAAATTTAATcagaaattaattatatataaatatataataactaatttaatatctaaaatatatttgtttttcatgtgcatgaAGTGAAGTAGCCGAAACACGAGGTTGTAGACTTAGAGTGTGTGTATGAATGTATGTATGTCAAATTGGTAAAACACGAACGCGTGTGTTGTGTTGTGGAATAACATGCAAACTTTACAaatcaaaataaatttatttaatattttccttgttcaacGCAGGAGACACGGTAACAGCTATTTTATAAAACGGAAAGTCTAAATTGGCTTCTTTCCCTCCCCTTCTTCGCCCACCCTATGCCAGGGCCCACTCTCCATATTTTTCTAACCGTAATTTTGGATAAAAAATAAaggttttaaaattttctttttatttataaattaaaaNNNNNNNNNNNNNNNNNNNNNNNNNNNNNNNNNNNNNNNNNNNNNNNNNNNNNNNNNNNNNNNNNNNNNNNNNNNNNNNNNNNNNNNNNNNNNNNNNNNNNNNNNNNNNNNNNNNNNNNNNNNNNNNNNNNNNNNNNNNNNNNNNNNNNNNNNNNNNNNNNNNNNNNNNNNNNNNNNNNNNNNNNNNNNNNNNNNNNNNNNNNNNNNNNNNNNNNNNNNNNNNNNNNNNNNNNNNNNNNNNNNNNNNNNNNNNNNNNNNNNNNNNNNNNNNNNNNNNNNNNGTTAAACCATATTTAAAACAGTCATACTATTTATAAAGATAATCGAAATTCGCAAATAAGTCTAAGTATGAAACGTataaaataaattacttaaatattagagtaaagtatcgtttttgtccctaacatttggggtaaattctatttgtatctctaacatttaaatcgtcctatttatatccctaacatttgtaaaagtgatttaatgttatactgccgtcaattacatattaaaaaatataatatgatttgttagtataattgataataagataacattgaatcacttttataaatgttaggaacacaaataaaacttaccccaaacgttggggacaaaaacaatactttactctaaataCTATTAAACATTGAGttaattttacaaaattatcttttttattgaaataattcACCTTTTATAGTTAAAAATGTGAGTGCATTCAACtttttttataattgaaaatGCTAATTTATTCATTAGtggttatttttatatttggTTTCCAGTCCTAACCAGCTAGGTTAACACCTCATGAAGTGCCCCTAACAACTAAAGTAGTAGTACTAATTCCAAAAAGAGATTaatacatattattattattaattattaatataaatctaAATGTAGCTCTTTTTTAATTGGAATAATAGGTGTTAAGGAGAAGAGACTTTTCACGTTTTTTCGTACGAAATTGGTTTGTGCTGCAAAAACAAAAAGTAGAGACGAAAAGTAAcgcttttttttaattaattcaaatttatatAGACTCAGCAGCAGCCTCCaccttattttaattttcttttcttcttctctagtCTCTAGATCCCAAAAAaaaatcaccatcatcatcatcatcatcatcatcatcataatcataaCGCTCCTCTCTATAGTTTAGTTTACACACTTTGAAGCACTGTTACTTACCATTTAATTAAAATTCAGTGATGCTGCTGTTGTGATTTTggcagagaaagagagagagagagaaaagaggctGCTTTGCTTTCTGAATCTAAGCCAATCACTGAAGCAGTAAGTAATACAATAAACCcccttttctgtttttttttttttttttatttttgatgtttCATCATTGTTTTCACTTTATGATTACGACTCTCTTTGTTTTCCTTTTTAGAACACCATTATTTGTAGTGTAAAGTGGTTAATTATTCATCTGATGTATAGCTTACAAAAGAAAAAATCTCAACTTTATTGCTCCTCTTGCATACACTGCAAAGGAAGGGAAATCATAGTGTGTGCTTTCTGAATTTTGTCATGTGTACAACAAGATGGGTTAaacctttttttaattattattctctGTGTCAGGTTTGATTAATGATTATGAGTTTGAAATATGAATCTCTGCTGGAAGCATTAAATTTCCCAGTTGTTCATAAATCTCCTTCCTTTCCTTAGGTAATTTGCATCAAGGAGGAAAATTTTAGTTTTTGGTTTCTTTTCCCCTTCATCATTGAAGATGAAAATTTGGAGTTGACTTTGGACATTAAGTCTTTTGCAAGGGAATCTCGGAGGAACACAAGAAGGATTTGAGTAGATGTTAGGTTTAATTTAACGAGTGTCACTCTTAAGATTCGATGGAATTAATATCATAGGACGCAGTGTCTGAATATGATTATGAGAAACCATTTAAAAAAGATAAAGTTGTGACCTTCTTAGCAGCTACAGCTTTTGGCTTACCGGAAAGTGTTTGATCCAATGGTAGGATTGTTTGATTGGCAAAATCTTTGTTTAGTTTATTTACTATAAAGTTCAAGGGAAATGGATGATATTCTTGTAATCTGCTTTATTTGGTCCAGTTGTGAAAAGAAagcttaaaaaattattttgtagcAAATGTAATCAAGAATCTAAAGTTTAGAGCACACCAGAGAGATATAGCTGACACGGAAACTGAAAATCATACTTTAGTTCTGGAACTCTTTAGCTGATATATTATAGTTTAATATGAAAAGATACTGTCCAAAAAGCTGCTATTTGTTGTTTGAGAACTGAGAATGTTTTTTTATTCATAACAGGGTTAAATGGTTGGTTCATAAAGGAGAAAGATCTTTCAGTGATTATCTATCTGCTTTGTACATCTAAGAAACCATTCAAGTGCAGAGTTGAATAAGGCGCTAGAGGGGATTGGTGAAAATTAAGCATAATTATGGGGTCCTTTAAAGGTCATGCATTGCCAGGGACATTGTTTTTTCTAGTTGGGTTGTGGCATATATGGGGTTCTGTGGTGAGATATGTTAAAAATCCGAAGACATTTCGAGTCCAGGTGTGGAATCCTGTGCCGGGGTTTGACGGGAGGCTGAAGTACTTGGAGCTCTATGTTATCTCAATTGGTTCTTTCATTGATTTGTGCATTGAGTTCTTGTATTCAACACACCTCAAGTTCTTTGTTAATGGAGTCCTCAATCCCTCTCACATGAATAACTTCGAGCATTCTGGAATGCTTCTTATGTTTTTTATCTTCAGTGTTGTTGTCCTGCTTACAGAAAAGACAAGGTTAGTTCCCCTAAATTCTCTCTTTCCCAAGGTCTAGTGCTTAATCAAATAggagaaatttaaattgttattTATCATTGAAGTATTGAGACTGTTAACTCAAAATTACTGAGTTCATTTCAGTGCCAAATCAGGCTGTGAGATGTTAAATATAAACTTTAAATCTCAAGATGAGTATTGTAGCTTCTGATCATTGTTAATTAAGTGAGAATTCTCGTGGATTGAGTGATTGACCATATTTCCTTCTATGTGTTCACTAGATATGCATATTAAAGAAACCTAGAGTAGCCTACAAGGTGTAACATGTCACTTCATGCTTCTATATAAATGATGCATCCTTTGTTCCTTGAGGCAAAATATGTTTCACATACACAATTTTCATAGATAGAAGAATGAGATGTTAGATTTGCTCACAAATTCTGATTCACTCAGTCAATCATTATTTGGGGGGAATTAGATGCTATGATAATTCATAAAGATCTATCTGCAAGGTCCTCAAGGAAAAGTTATCTTATCAATAAATTATTAATACAAGAAATAGACAATAGTACAACAAATTTCAATCTAACAATCATGAGAAGTTAGCTGAATAAGAAAGGAAACCTTGTCTCATCACTATCATAACTCACAAGGGATTTGATGGATACTTCATGCACAATCTCATTAACTAGGAAGCATTAGTTGAATATGTATTGCAATTAGTGATTCCCTTTCAAGAATCTGAATATACCTTGTTAACCATCTCCCCCCTCTGCAATATTTTCCTATACAGATTTTTACCCCTGCCGGAAGGAGCTCTTTGTTTGATTGCTGCCACAGCATTCTCCGCCGAGTATCTCCTCTTCTACTTCCACTCAACAACACACAAGGGCCTTGAAGGTTACTACCACCTCCTCCTAGTCCTCCTCATAGGCCTATGCATCTTATCTTCGATTGCCGGAGCCCTTATGCCGACCAGCTTCCCCGTTGACTTAACCAACGGCATCTCCATAGCTCTCCAAGGCATATGGTTCTATCAGACCGCCATTGTTCTCTACGGCCCCATGATGCCAGATGGTTGTAAGCTTAAGAACGATGCAATAACATGTCATTCAAATGATAGCGAGCTACGGGGCGAATTGCTTGCTAATTTTCAGCTCTTTGTTGCTGTATTTGTGGTCCTTATTGGAACTTTAGTATCATATGGCTATGCAGCTTCAAGATATGGAAATTCTCAAGTCAAAGGCATGAACATAGCACAAGCTGAAGTAGTAAATCAAGAATGAAGTATAATTATTGTAGGGTATGCTAGTTTTGGTTCCATTTTTTAACTAGTGACAGTGGAACATGTTGTTAGCCTAGTTTATTGTACAACATGTATATTAAATTGAATAAAAGGTGCACAATTCTTTTGGTGAGATTTCTTTGTAATAAGTAAGGAAAGGAAATGATTGCAAAATGAGTTTGGTTTTTGGTCCTTATTTattgagaaagaaagaaaaaagggtcCCATGGATCATATTTCTCATgtatcttttgtttttgtttgcacTGAACTCATGTTACAAAGTAGCAGAGAATCATGATTAGGACAAAATAACATGGAAGCAAAAAGGTGGGGTCACTATAACTTGGTTGATTTGATGAGCTACTTGCTACGTTTCATGTTATCATATCATGATGTGTGTTTAGAGCAAAGGTGTTGCACCTAAATGCAACAACACAGCTCCAtcatttcatttcattgtaatgaGTACACTGCAGATTGGCCATGAAACTTCTTTTTTTTGTCTCACAGAAAAGTTCTGTTTCCACAACCACATTAAGTATGGATTTTTTATAAAATGAATTTATTATTCACTAATATATGTTTTTTTAGATAAAAGTAAATACAAATCacaatttttgaataaaattgaaTCAGATTGAAAAGTAAAAATTAAACCGATAGCATTCAAGACATAACAAATATCAACCAATGAGATATGTGTAATAACATCTTGTTGGCATTGTCAATAAAATagtaacaaaaagaaaaaatataaatagttTCTAAAAATATATATCAATAAATAAGcaatttattttattgataaaaaaaatcccATTAACTATACTTGATAATTATACtaaaaacaagagaaaataataaaGTTGCTGAATAAAGTCTtagaaattatatattatttttctctattttaagCAAAGGACAATAATTAACAGTTAAACAAAAAAGTCCAACTCTTTTTGGAAAACTTAAAGAATCATTAAATTCTTGGCATAAAAAGTAGTAATTTGCAAGTTACACCCTGTCATGAGATGGCTATAAAGGTGGGGGATCCATCACCATCCATGAAGGTTTCAGTCCCATTTCATAGACTGTACAATTTGAAGGATTGCATGACATCAATCATTTGCAATTTGCATCAGTGTTCATTTAAGGAACAACCATAAACATATTACCCATTCCACTTCTAAAGTTTGATATTTTATCAAATCAAATCGACCCACTATCTACATTATAACATTTCCTCATTCCTATTTGCTCAAATATGAAAAAGATAGAGCAAGAAACTTTTGAATATTAATTTTAGAATAGGGCTGCATGGTGCCCAGCTCATCTATACATAACAATACTTTGCATGAATAGTATAAAGGGAAATTAGTTTATAGCCCCAAACAAATCTAAACATAAATAAATTCAAGTATTTCTGGAGTCAGATATTAAATAGCATTATTTATGTTAAGACTGATACATTAGTTGAACTTTATAGGATATGATTTTTCACACCAAGTTGCATCTCAATCCAATTTATCTAATATGGAATAATGATTGTTTCTATAAGCTCCTGAAGGGGAGCCAGCTCCTTCTTGTCAATCAGACCAAACTCCTGCAAAGGCAAATCATAATGAATTTAATTTCGATTAAGTGTACAAATTTTCAACTTCGTTGTTTTAAATAACTATTTAAGTAGTGGATACGAAAGGTATTTACTTTTGCTGATATGACGATACGTTATTAGATATCTATGTAAAACACTTTTGAAGTGACAGTGCAAGCAAATTTAATCCCAAAAATTCAAGAATGCCAAAGAACTTAATTCATTTCGCATGCAGCATCTTGCAAGAGTTATGTGAGACTTACACAGGTAAAGAGTATAAAATGCTTGAAGCATGTGTTAAGGTGTGCCTCTTCTTTGAGGCTCACAATTTTCTGAAAGTGAGAATGATATATGTGAGCATACACACGGAACAAGCGCTTGAATATCGTCTTCACAACTTCCTTAAAGTTTGGTGGAAACGGCGAACCTGCAATGGTTCCACTTCCATTACGGGATATGATACaaaaaaatgaaatgatggcTGATGAAAGAGTCTAATAATTttcaagaaagaggaaaaataATCCTTTACCAAGCTTTTGTGGGAATATGGATTCGTCGTCAAGCTGGCCTTCAATCCAATCCATTAGATATTCTACATATTTCGGCGCAGAAACCTCGATAGGTTTCTTGATTTGTACACCATCTGCCCATCTATACTCATACCTAAAGTAAACATGTTAACATAGACAACATTAGAGATACAATTATACAAATAAATGAATTTCTAACAATGATGAAATACTTTTCTGATTTTTCTGATAAGGA carries:
- the LOC107642391 gene encoding transmembrane protein 45A, which gives rise to MGSFKGHALPGTLFFLVGLWHIWGSVVRYVKNPKTFRVQVWNPVPGFDGRLKYLELYVISIGSFIDLCIEFLYSTHLKFFVNGVLNPSHMNNFEHSGMLLMFFIFSVVVLLTEKTRFLPLPEGALCLIAATAFSAEYLLFYFHSTTHKGLEGYYHLLLVLLIGLCILSSIAGALMPTSFPVDLTNGISIALQGIWFYQTAIVLYGPMMPDGCKLKNDAITCHSNDSELRGELLANFQLFVAVFVVLIGTLVSYGYAASRYGNSQVKGMNIAQAEVVNQE
- the LOC107642392 gene encoding MOB kinase activator-like 1B, producing MSLFGLGSRNQRTFRPKKSTPSGSKGAQLRKHIDATLGSGNLREAVKLPPGEDLNEWLAVNTVDFFNQVNLLYGTLTEFCTPENCRTMSAGPKYEYRWADGVQIKKPIEVSAPKYVEYLMDWIEGQLDDESIFPQKLGSPFPPNFKEVVKTIFKRLFRVYAHIYHSHFQKIVSLKEEAHLNTCFKHFILFTCEFGLIDKKELAPLQELIETIIIPY